One genomic region from Erythrobacter mangrovi encodes:
- a CDS encoding FAD-dependent oxidoreductase, with the protein MRLTRRNIVKSIGATSLAIASGRVGATSSQTLDVAVVGAGVFGSWTAWHLRKRGLKVALYDAYGPGNVRSSSGGESRVIRLSYGGDPLYSSMALESLGYWKALSDRQSTPIFYPTGVLWFSPERDQYMQRSLAWLEAQKISHRSGNADWLGKNWPQIRFDANEVGFIEEDTGGLIANRAVQATVRDAGLKPVIAHVGPPRNGQAGGFELPDGQRARKLVYALGPWLGNLFPGTLGERLSVTRQEVFYFGPPDGDDRFAAGRFPVWADFNGGDIVYGLPDIEGRGFKIAFDRHGPAIDPNSLEREPSSEGISMARAFIANRFPVLADAPLVQARVCQYTNTSNGDFLIDWLPGNSDILLIGGGSGHGFKHGPAVGKRAAELLLTGSAQTEPRFSLATKGINADRQVY; encoded by the coding sequence ATGCGTCTGACCCGCCGTAACATTGTCAAATCGATCGGCGCGACCAGCCTGGCGATCGCCAGCGGACGGGTCGGCGCAACAAGTTCACAGACTTTGGACGTGGCCGTAGTCGGCGCAGGCGTCTTTGGCTCCTGGACTGCTTGGCATCTTCGGAAGCGTGGCCTGAAGGTTGCCCTCTATGACGCCTATGGCCCGGGGAATGTCAGGAGTTCGTCCGGCGGCGAAAGCCGGGTCATTCGCCTGAGCTATGGCGGCGATCCGCTCTATTCTTCGATGGCGCTTGAATCGCTGGGTTACTGGAAAGCACTGTCGGATCGCCAGAGCACGCCGATCTTCTACCCGACCGGCGTCCTGTGGTTTTCGCCCGAGCGCGACCAATACATGCAGCGCAGCCTGGCATGGCTGGAAGCACAGAAGATCAGCCACCGATCGGGGAATGCCGATTGGCTTGGCAAGAACTGGCCGCAAATCCGCTTCGACGCGAATGAGGTGGGATTCATCGAGGAAGACACGGGCGGCCTCATCGCCAACAGGGCGGTACAGGCGACGGTGCGGGATGCCGGTTTGAAGCCGGTGATTGCGCATGTCGGACCACCCCGAAACGGGCAGGCCGGCGGCTTCGAATTGCCTGACGGGCAAAGGGCGCGAAAGCTGGTCTATGCACTCGGCCCGTGGTTGGGAAATCTCTTCCCCGGCACGCTGGGAGAGCGGCTCTCTGTTACCCGCCAGGAGGTCTTCTATTTCGGCCCCCCGGATGGTGATGACCGTTTCGCCGCTGGTCGCTTCCCCGTGTGGGCGGACTTCAACGGCGGCGATATCGTCTACGGCTTGCCGGATATCGAAGGCCGAGGCTTCAAAATCGCCTTCGATCGACACGGCCCGGCAATCGATCCCAATTCGCTGGAGCGAGAGCCGAGCAGCGAGGGAATTTCCATGGCCAGGGCATTCATCGCGAACCGTTTCCCGGTGCTTGCCGATGCGCCCCTGGTCCAGGCCAGGGTGTGCCAATATACCAATACCTCGAACGGCGATTTCCTGATCGATTGGCTGCCCGGCAACAGCGACATCCTCCTTATCGGCGGAGGGTCCGGCCATGGCTTCAAGCATGGCCCAGCCGTGGGCAAGCGCGCGGCCGAGCTGCTTCTCACAGGATCGGCGCAGACCGAGCCTCGGTTCTCTCTGGCAACCAAGGGGATCAACGCCGATCGCCAAGTCTATTAG
- a CDS encoding DUF4349 domain-containing protein has product MKYTGFYPLLFFLLMSCSEPATQSPAKELIKQVEPRSSGAAPQNQFGFMEAMEQGPDLFGEATPRARMLAVNVATKDAASNESGVQSMKTAANQKIAYSYGYGFQIESGKIGELQSAHIAVCEAMGTNCRILRTSHASSDSWDGYGEIQLEVAATEAGDFGESLAQPAAALGGKLISSVRDGEDLSEHIIDSEARLQSQLILRQKLSSILERNRGTVSELVAAEKAVADVNEQIDAARSKLEQYRDRIQYSDVRIEYEPYFGQSQLGLGRPIITAVRSIGTTLGTTIAALIYLVTALVPVILLVLAVRWVLHRFDLRIRFWRTTPNTAESER; this is encoded by the coding sequence TTGAAATACACAGGCTTTTATCCACTCCTATTCTTCCTGCTGATGAGCTGCAGCGAGCCTGCAACCCAATCACCTGCGAAGGAATTGATCAAACAGGTCGAACCTCGAAGTTCTGGCGCTGCGCCTCAGAATCAGTTCGGTTTCATGGAAGCGATGGAACAAGGCCCCGATTTGTTCGGAGAGGCGACGCCGCGCGCGCGGATGCTGGCAGTAAACGTCGCAACCAAGGATGCCGCTTCCAATGAGAGCGGTGTTCAGTCGATGAAAACCGCTGCAAACCAGAAGATTGCCTATTCTTACGGATATGGCTTTCAGATCGAAAGCGGCAAGATTGGCGAACTTCAGTCGGCACATATCGCCGTATGCGAAGCTATGGGAACAAACTGCCGTATCCTACGCACTTCGCATGCCAGTAGCGATAGCTGGGATGGCTATGGTGAAATACAGTTGGAGGTTGCGGCAACTGAAGCAGGGGATTTTGGTGAAAGCCTTGCCCAACCCGCCGCGGCGCTTGGAGGAAAGCTAATATCATCGGTTCGGGACGGGGAAGATCTGTCTGAACACATCATTGATTCTGAAGCCAGACTTCAATCTCAGCTCATTCTACGTCAGAAGCTTTCGAGTATCTTGGAAAGGAACCGGGGCACAGTTTCCGAGCTCGTCGCAGCAGAGAAGGCTGTTGCCGACGTGAACGAGCAGATTGATGCGGCTCGATCGAAGTTGGAGCAATATCGGGATCGAATCCAATACAGCGATGTGCGCATCGAATACGAGCCGTACTTTGGCCAATCACAGTTGGGTTTGGGTAGACCCATCATTACGGCCGTAAGATCGATCGGAACGACGCTGGGAACTACTATTGCAGCTCTGATCTATCTGGTGACGGCGCTGGTCCCCGTTATCCTTTTGGTCTTGGCAGTAAGATGGGTGCTACACCGCTTTGATTTGCGCATTCGGTTCTGGCGAACGACCCCGAATACAGCTGAGAGCGAGCGCTAG
- a CDS encoding LysR family transcriptional regulator — MALDPQDLGDLIAIRDAGTLSAAAKARGVAVSTVSRRIETLEAALGLPLVDRRADGVRLTQEGLAIADAAAPISEQLLRVKRVAESLRDGVKAAPIRISATEIMISDVLAPALDQLWAAGADFPVHLQSQAAVVSLAGRDADLAIRMARPEGASLYARRLAEIRLGLFASRDYLADRSPDAIDFRAEKLLIYDDSYGRLPELEWVVRHGLAEAAAMRTGSTRGLLTAALAGAGIAMLPIPFAAREPDLVEVASPFTIPSRQPWLLVHRDLRRLPSIKLVQKWIVSTFARL; from the coding sequence ATGGCTCTCGATCCGCAAGACTTGGGCGACCTCATCGCGATCCGCGACGCGGGTACTTTGAGCGCGGCGGCCAAGGCACGCGGCGTCGCCGTTTCCACCGTATCGCGGCGGATCGAGACGCTCGAGGCGGCACTGGGCCTGCCGCTGGTCGATCGCCGGGCAGACGGCGTGCGCCTGACGCAAGAGGGGCTGGCCATTGCCGATGCCGCTGCCCCGATTTCGGAGCAATTGCTGCGGGTCAAGCGTGTGGCGGAAAGCCTGCGCGATGGCGTGAAAGCTGCGCCGATACGAATCTCGGCGACCGAAATCATGATCTCCGACGTACTGGCCCCGGCGCTCGACCAATTGTGGGCGGCAGGTGCCGATTTCCCCGTCCACCTGCAGTCGCAGGCCGCGGTGGTGAGCCTCGCCGGCCGCGACGCCGATCTTGCGATCAGGATGGCCCGGCCCGAAGGCGCGAGCCTTTATGCACGAAGGCTGGCGGAGATCCGGCTGGGCCTGTTCGCATCGCGTGACTATCTTGCCGACCGTTCGCCAGACGCGATCGACTTCCGCGCCGAGAAGTTGCTGATCTATGACGACAGCTATGGGCGACTGCCCGAACTCGAATGGGTGGTGCGCCACGGCCTTGCCGAAGCGGCAGCCATGCGGACGGGCAGCACGCGAGGGCTGTTGACCGCGGCCTTGGCCGGGGCGGGCATTGCAATGCTGCCCATACCCTTCGCCGCGCGCGAGCCCGACCTGGTCGAAGTCGCATCGCCCTTCACGATACCCTCGCGCCAACCATGGCTCCTCGTCCACCGCGACCTGCGCCGGCTGCCCTCTATCAAGCTGGTGCAGAAGTGGATCGTGTCCACTTTCGCCAGGCTTTGA
- a CDS encoding PaaI family thioesterase, whose amino-acid sequence MDTDTHAVPAGFERHFRQSPATDPWEPIYMRRDGQAFSLGLTIDTPHCNARGLLHGGIITALADNAMGLSCVLQMESVSALTVNLSMDFLSIGKIGQWLEVRAVPAKLGRTLAFADAEILADGELVAKASATFRIVAKQGVVSA is encoded by the coding sequence ATGGATACTGATACACACGCGGTTCCGGCTGGCTTCGAGCGGCATTTCCGGCAGAGCCCGGCCACCGATCCGTGGGAGCCGATCTATATGCGGCGCGACGGGCAGGCGTTCAGCCTGGGCCTGACGATCGATACGCCGCACTGCAACGCCCGTGGCCTGCTGCACGGCGGGATCATCACCGCCCTGGCCGACAATGCGATGGGCCTGAGCTGCGTCCTGCAGATGGAAAGCGTTTCGGCGCTGACCGTCAACCTGTCGATGGACTTCCTGTCGATCGGCAAGATCGGGCAATGGCTTGAAGTGCGCGCCGTCCCCGCCAAGCTGGGGCGGACCCTGGCATTCGCCGATGCCGAGATATTGGCCGATGGCGAACTGGTGGCCAAGGCCAGCGCGACCTTCCGCATCGTCGCAAAACAGGGGGTCGTAAGCGCCTAA
- the ettA gene encoding energy-dependent translational throttle protein EttA, producing the protein MAAQYAFVMKDMTKTFPGAQKPVLSNINLQFYQGAKIGIVGPNGAGKSTLIKIMAGIDKDFTGEAWPGENITVGYLEQEPELDASKTVLENVKDGARGVADMVDRFNEISALMCEPDADFDTLGAEMGELQDKIDAVDGWTLDNQLEVAMEALRCPPGDWSVKDLSGGEKRRVALTRLLIQKPSILLLDEPTNHLDAESVQWLENHLKEYAGAVLMITHDRYFLDNVVGWILELDRGSYYPYEGNYSTYLEKKAKRLEQESREESGKQKALQRELEWIRQTPAARQTKSKARIRKFEELQNSQDNRQVGKAQIVIQVPERLGGKVIEAKGISKAYGDKLLFEDLSFTLPPGGIVGVIGPNGAGKSTLFKILTGKEQPDSGTIEIGSTVRLGYVDQSRDHLDPKKNVWEEISDGLDYMKVNGQDMSTRAYVGAFNFKGADQQKNVGKLSGGERNRVHMAKMLKQGGNVLLLDEPTNDLDVETLAALEDAIENFAGCAVVISHDRFFLDRLATHILAFEGNSHVEWFEGNFEAYEEDKRRRLGDAADRPTRLAYKKLTR; encoded by the coding sequence ATGGCCGCTCAATACGCCTTTGTCATGAAGGACATGACCAAGACCTTCCCCGGTGCGCAGAAGCCGGTGCTGTCGAACATCAACCTGCAGTTCTACCAGGGTGCGAAGATCGGCATCGTCGGCCCCAACGGCGCAGGCAAGTCGACCCTGATCAAGATCATGGCCGGCATCGACAAGGATTTCACCGGCGAAGCCTGGCCGGGCGAGAACATCACCGTCGGCTATCTTGAACAGGAGCCCGAGCTCGACGCGAGCAAGACTGTGCTTGAGAACGTCAAGGACGGTGCGCGTGGCGTCGCCGACATGGTCGACCGGTTCAACGAGATCAGCGCGCTGATGTGCGAACCCGACGCCGATTTCGACACGCTTGGCGCTGAAATGGGCGAATTGCAGGACAAGATCGACGCCGTCGACGGGTGGACGCTCGACAACCAGCTCGAAGTCGCAATGGAAGCGCTCCGCTGCCCGCCTGGCGACTGGTCGGTCAAGGACCTGTCGGGCGGTGAAAAGCGTCGCGTCGCGCTGACCCGCCTGCTGATCCAGAAGCCCAGCATCCTGCTGCTCGACGAACCGACCAACCACCTCGACGCCGAAAGCGTCCAGTGGCTCGAAAACCACCTCAAGGAGTATGCGGGTGCGGTGCTGATGATCACCCACGATCGCTACTTCCTCGACAATGTGGTGGGCTGGATCCTCGAACTCGACCGTGGTTCCTACTATCCCTACGAAGGCAACTACTCGACCTATCTCGAGAAGAAGGCCAAGCGGCTCGAGCAGGAAAGCCGCGAGGAAAGCGGCAAGCAGAAGGCACTGCAGCGCGAACTCGAATGGATCCGGCAAACGCCGGCCGCGCGCCAGACCAAGTCCAAGGCGCGTATCCGCAAGTTCGAAGAGCTGCAGAACAGCCAGGACAATCGCCAGGTCGGCAAGGCACAGATCGTCATCCAGGTCCCCGAGCGCCTCGGCGGCAAGGTGATCGAGGCCAAGGGCATCTCCAAGGCCTATGGTGACAAGCTGCTGTTCGAAGACCTCAGCTTCACCCTGCCCCCGGGCGGCATCGTCGGTGTGATCGGACCGAACGGCGCGGGCAAGTCGACGCTGTTCAAGATCCTCACCGGCAAGGAACAGCCCGACAGCGGCACGATCGAAATCGGATCGACTGTGCGCCTCGGCTATGTCGACCAGAGCCGCGACCACCTCGATCCCAAGAAGAACGTGTGGGAGGAAATCTCCGACGGGCTCGATTACATGAAGGTCAACGGCCAGGACATGTCGACGCGCGCCTATGTCGGCGCCTTCAACTTCAAGGGTGCGGACCAGCAGAAGAACGTCGGCAAGCTGTCGGGCGGTGAGCGCAACCGCGTGCACATGGCCAAGATGCTCAAGCAGGGCGGCAATGTGCTGCTGCTCGACGAACCGACCAACGATCTCGACGTCGAAACCCTCGCCGCGCTGGAAGACGCGATCGAGAACTTTGCCGGCTGCGCCGTGGTCATCAGCCACGACCGCTTCTTCCTCGACCGCCTGGCGACGCACATCCTCGCCTTCGAGGGGAACAGCCACGTCGAATGGTTCGAGGGCAACTTCGAAGCCTATGAGGAAGACAAGCGCCGCCGTCTGGGCGACGCCGCCGATCGTCCTACACGTTTGGCCTACAAGAAGCTGACTCGCTGA
- a CDS encoding M20/M25/M40 family metallo-hydrolase → MHKPLFALAALSLAVPVPLTAAPSQSTLVDHAERAAAEDRLAWDFVEGITTEVGSRMAGTEAEARGRAWAMRWLRVNGFANVVEEPYDMSTWVRGAETAMVTAPFQQPMHITALGGSASTGPGGIEAEVVFFPTYAALEAASPGSLTGKIAFISHDMRPTQDGSGYGFAGPARWTGASLAASKGAIATVIRSIGTENHRTPHTGGTTFAEGVRPTPAGAISNPDADNLERIFARSSGKSVTMKLVLTPRDLGMTKSGNVTGEIVGRDPSLPPVLLACHLDSWDLGTGAVDDGAGCAIIAAAAKQVAALGQPLRTIRVLFAGAEEVGLFGSSAYADAHKDEHFMVGLESDFGADRIWRIDSNFTESDPALYKQLTTAVARLGVAPSKQVAGGGADLNVLRAQKGALVDLQQDGTRYFDLHHTPDDTLDKIDPVQLRQNVAVWTATVGVLANHSDRVGLAK, encoded by the coding sequence ATGCACAAACCGCTCTTCGCGCTTGCCGCGCTCTCGCTCGCCGTCCCTGTCCCGCTCACTGCCGCTCCCTCGCAATCGACGCTGGTAGACCATGCCGAGCGGGCTGCGGCCGAGGACAGGCTGGCGTGGGATTTCGTCGAAGGTATCACCACCGAAGTCGGATCGCGCATGGCGGGAACCGAGGCGGAGGCGCGAGGCCGCGCGTGGGCCATGCGGTGGCTGCGGGTGAACGGCTTCGCCAATGTCGTCGAAGAGCCTTACGACATGTCCACATGGGTGCGAGGGGCCGAGACGGCGATGGTCACTGCACCCTTCCAGCAGCCGATGCACATCACTGCGCTGGGCGGCAGCGCCTCGACGGGGCCTGGAGGGATCGAGGCCGAGGTCGTCTTCTTCCCGACCTATGCCGCGCTTGAGGCGGCGTCGCCAGGTAGCCTGACGGGCAAGATCGCTTTCATCAGCCACGACATGCGCCCGACGCAGGACGGATCGGGCTATGGCTTTGCCGGGCCGGCGCGCTGGACCGGCGCCTCGCTCGCCGCGAGCAAGGGCGCGATCGCCACGGTGATCCGTTCGATCGGGACCGAGAACCATCGTACCCCGCATACGGGCGGAACGACCTTTGCCGAAGGCGTCAGGCCGACCCCGGCCGGGGCCATCTCCAACCCTGATGCCGACAATCTCGAGCGAATCTTCGCGCGATCTAGCGGCAAGTCGGTCACAATGAAGTTGGTGCTGACGCCGCGCGACCTGGGCATGACCAAGAGCGGCAACGTTACCGGGGAGATCGTTGGCCGCGATCCCTCGCTGCCGCCGGTGCTGCTCGCCTGTCACTTGGACAGCTGGGACCTAGGAACGGGTGCGGTGGACGACGGCGCAGGCTGTGCGATCATCGCCGCCGCGGCCAAGCAGGTCGCCGCTTTGGGTCAACCGCTGCGCACTATTCGCGTGCTGTTTGCCGGGGCGGAGGAAGTTGGCCTGTTCGGCAGCAGTGCCTATGCCGATGCACACAAGGATGAGCACTTCATGGTTGGGTTGGAGAGTGACTTCGGCGCCGATCGCATCTGGCGCATCGACAGCAATTTTACCGAGAGCGATCCTGCTCTCTACAAACAGCTCACTACCGCAGTTGCGCGGCTGGGCGTCGCTCCGTCGAAGCAGGTTGCCGGGGGTGGGGCAGATCTTAACGTTTTGCGCGCACAGAAGGGCGCGCTGGTCGACTTGCAGCAGGATGGAACGCGCTATTTCGACCTGCACCACACGCCTGACGACACATTGGACAAGATCGATCCGGTGCAGTTGCGACAGAATGTCGCGGTCTGGACTGCCACCGTTGGAGTACTCGCCAATCACTCCGATCGGGTCGGACTTGCGAAATAA
- a CDS encoding GGDEF domain-containing protein: MMAAVFMTVFLVMWKRGQMGRYVLAFAGAYFFFGLGFLVTQPLPGFSEDFVFPITHLLFSLACACAVWGAVNRVGESVSLPAMGYIYLVSAITLLATTAASDQVDARFYIVNAGYGLMFTLGTMAMLQAKKRSAIDVLVIVLFAISATQFLVHPVFAVLLDSGSSTSNYRDSIYYTVLNVAVTIQALITAVTLIGACAWDQVVAERERMLCDVLTGLRARRAFEQDSLAVIERAKQEGVSVSLVVADIDNFKSVNDVYGHQVGDNGIAAFGAVIAGMIRNSDVAGRIGGEEFCILAWNCDGVQAEAMAERVRRRLSDTPVSGLPADVRLTASFGVAERLDGEGYGKMFARADVELYRAKENGRNCVCFSRAADVVAPLVSPEAKRGAAG, from the coding sequence ATGATGGCTGCGGTCTTCATGACCGTTTTCCTTGTTATGTGGAAACGCGGGCAAATGGGGCGTTATGTCCTAGCCTTTGCCGGCGCGTATTTTTTCTTCGGTCTCGGTTTTCTAGTTACGCAGCCGCTACCGGGTTTCAGCGAAGACTTCGTTTTCCCCATTACTCACTTGCTGTTCTCGCTGGCCTGCGCCTGCGCGGTTTGGGGGGCGGTAAACCGGGTCGGGGAATCCGTCTCACTGCCTGCCATGGGCTATATCTACCTGGTTTCGGCGATCACGCTGTTGGCCACCACTGCCGCGTCGGATCAGGTCGATGCGCGTTTCTATATCGTCAATGCCGGGTACGGCCTGATGTTCACGCTCGGCACCATGGCCATGCTCCAGGCCAAGAAGCGCAGCGCCATCGATGTCCTGGTGATCGTCCTGTTCGCGATTTCGGCGACGCAATTCCTGGTGCATCCCGTCTTCGCTGTGCTTCTCGACAGTGGATCGAGCACATCCAACTACCGTGACTCGATCTATTACACGGTGCTCAACGTCGCGGTCACGATCCAGGCGCTCATCACTGCGGTCACGTTGATCGGCGCTTGCGCCTGGGATCAGGTGGTCGCTGAACGCGAACGGATGCTGTGCGATGTGCTGACTGGCCTGCGCGCGCGCCGCGCCTTCGAACAGGATTCGCTGGCGGTGATCGAGCGTGCCAAGCAGGAAGGCGTGTCGGTCAGCCTGGTCGTCGCCGACATCGACAACTTCAAGAGCGTCAACGATGTCTACGGCCACCAGGTGGGCGACAACGGCATCGCGGCCTTCGGAGCGGTAATCGCTGGGATGATCCGCAACAGCGATGTCGCTGGGCGCATCGGCGGCGAAGAATTCTGCATCCTCGCGTGGAACTGTGACGGCGTGCAGGCCGAGGCCATGGCGGAGCGTGTCCGCCGTCGGCTGAGCGACACGCCGGTCAGCGGTCTGCCGGCGGACGTGCGTCTGACGGCCAGCTTCGGGGTGGCCGAGCGGCTGGACGGCGAAGGTTACGGCAAGATGTTCGCGCGGGCCGATGTTGAGCTGTACCGGGCCAAGGAAAACGGCCGCAATTGCGTTTGCTTCTCCAGAGCTGCGGACGTTGTCGCGCCGCTTGTCTCGCCAGAGGCGAAGCGCGGCGCCGCCGGATGA
- a CDS encoding MATE family efflux transporter: MTATPAPHRVKLDTRAIWAIALPAMVTNVATALIGVGDMWIVGQLGDAPTQGAVDVGAKLFAVLFTVMNFLKTGTTGLVAQAGTRSGSQEQLAILMRGLIVGLAIAALLLLARPLLLPAMLDALGAQDAVRVAADAYAGIRYWSAPAVMANFALVGFLVGRRRMTQVLVIEIGYNILNVALGLSLALGLDWGVEGIAWASVAAEGAKLLACTLLVFGHDGTGLRSFLRRGAPLSLAALKPFLQVNRDLFLRTVVLMISIAALTRLSAERGPVVLAANGITYQLFILSALLLDGFENAAQVLNGERIGAEDRAGFRAYVQAIMLRGFGAAVLLALVYAVLGRAIIAEFAATPEVADAAQLLLPWIIAMPLAGVASFVFDGVFVGASWTRALLLSMAGAALGYAVLLWLTWPLGNHGLWLSFTAFLLIRAGLQAVQMPQLLRG, encoded by the coding sequence GTGACCGCAACGCCTGCACCACACAGGGTAAAACTCGATACCCGGGCCATATGGGCGATCGCCCTGCCCGCGATGGTCACCAATGTCGCGACCGCCCTGATCGGTGTCGGCGATATGTGGATAGTGGGCCAACTTGGCGATGCCCCGACACAGGGCGCCGTCGACGTCGGCGCAAAGCTGTTTGCCGTGCTGTTCACGGTGATGAACTTTCTCAAGACCGGGACCACCGGATTGGTGGCGCAGGCGGGCACCCGAAGCGGGAGCCAGGAGCAGCTTGCCATTCTGATGCGGGGCCTGATCGTCGGCCTGGCGATCGCGGCGCTGCTGCTGCTGGCGCGCCCACTGCTGCTACCCGCAATGCTCGATGCGTTGGGCGCCCAGGATGCCGTGCGCGTGGCAGCCGATGCCTATGCCGGTATCCGTTACTGGAGTGCGCCCGCAGTAATGGCCAATTTCGCGCTCGTCGGTTTCCTCGTCGGGCGGCGGCGGATGACCCAGGTGCTCGTGATCGAGATTGGCTATAACATCCTCAACGTGGCACTTGGGCTATCGCTTGCCCTGGGGCTGGATTGGGGGGTCGAAGGCATCGCCTGGGCCAGCGTTGCCGCAGAAGGCGCCAAGCTGCTTGCCTGCACCCTTCTGGTTTTCGGCCATGATGGCACCGGACTTCGCAGTTTTCTACGCAGGGGCGCACCACTTTCGCTCGCTGCGCTCAAACCGTTCCTGCAGGTCAACCGCGACCTTTTCCTGCGCACGGTCGTGCTGATGATCTCGATCGCCGCCCTGACCCGCCTCAGTGCGGAGCGAGGGCCGGTAGTGCTGGCGGCCAATGGCATAACCTACCAGCTGTTCATCCTGTCGGCGCTCTTGCTCGACGGGTTCGAGAACGCCGCCCAAGTGCTGAACGGCGAGCGGATCGGCGCAGAAGACCGCGCCGGCTTCCGCGCCTATGTCCAGGCAATCATGCTTCGCGGGTTTGGCGCCGCGGTACTTCTCGCCCTCGTCTACGCCGTGCTTGGTCGAGCGATCATTGCCGAATTCGCCGCCACACCCGAAGTCGCAGATGCCGCCCAGTTGTTGCTGCCCTGGATCATCGCGATGCCACTGGCCGGTGTTGCCAGTTTCGTCTTCGACGGTGTTTTTGTCGGTGCCAGTTGGACGCGCGCACTGCTGCTCAGCATGGCAGGTGCGGCGTTAGGCTATGCAGTGCTGCTGTGGCTGACCTGGCCGCTGGGCAACCACGGGCTGTGGCTGTCCTTCACTGCATTCCTGCTGATCCGCGCCGGCTTGCAGGCCGTGCAGATGCCGCAGCTGCTGCGCGGCTGA
- a CDS encoding ArsR/SmtB family transcription factor: MTDSSNPERCPSIEALRALAHASRLKILCTIGEGRLSVGEIEEATGIGQPGLSQQLRILRDAGLVVGERLAKQVFYIVDRSVLDDLVARIGAIIPRDASNTPRSPDTKSKPGSGAAFARVLR, translated from the coding sequence ATGACGGATTCGAGCAACCCCGAACGCTGCCCTTCGATCGAGGCCCTGCGCGCGCTAGCACATGCCAGTCGCCTCAAGATCCTTTGCACTATCGGCGAAGGCAGGTTGTCGGTCGGCGAAATCGAAGAAGCGACAGGGATCGGCCAGCCCGGCCTGTCGCAGCAATTGCGCATCCTGCGCGATGCCGGCCTGGTCGTTGGGGAACGACTTGCCAAGCAGGTGTTCTATATCGTCGACCGAAGCGTGCTCGACGATCTCGTCGCTCGGATCGGAGCGATCATCCCCCGCGACGCATCGAATACGCCACGCTCGCCTGATACCAAGTCGAAGCCGGGCAGCGGTGCCGCCTTCGCCCGCGTATTGCGCTAA
- a CDS encoding peroxiredoxin yields MDGIGGGVLRIGTAAPNFSARSTSGQVVLSDFRGSWVLLASHPGDFTPVCTSEFVSLAQRQDDFERMGCHILALSVDSLFAHLAWIRLIKEATGTEVRFPLIEDPTLEIARAYGMVDAEASDASTVRASFLIDPAGVIRLITFYPANVGRSVDETLRALAALQAADRDDRLCPADWHPGEPTMPQPTMDNIGVLGSGLTDWFYARD; encoded by the coding sequence ATGGACGGAATTGGCGGTGGTGTTCTGAGGATCGGGACGGCCGCGCCCAACTTTTCCGCGCGTTCGACCTCCGGACAGGTAGTCCTGTCGGACTTCCGCGGGTCGTGGGTCCTGCTTGCCTCGCACCCAGGCGACTTTACTCCAGTGTGCACGAGCGAGTTCGTCTCGCTCGCACAGCGTCAGGACGACTTCGAGCGCATGGGATGCCACATCCTGGCCCTGTCCGTGGACAGCCTGTTCGCCCATCTCGCCTGGATCCGGCTGATCAAGGAAGCTACTGGAACGGAAGTTCGTTTCCCGCTGATCGAAGATCCCACGCTGGAGATTGCCCGTGCCTACGGCATGGTCGATGCGGAAGCGTCCGATGCATCGACCGTAAGGGCCAGTTTCCTCATCGACCCGGCCGGAGTAATCCGCCTGATTACTTTCTATCCAGCAAACGTGGGTCGCAGTGTCGATGAAACCCTGCGCGCACTGGCCGCCTTGCAGGCCGCCGACCGCGACGATCGCCTTTGCCCGGCAGACTGGCATCCGGGTGAGCCCACCATGCCCCAACCGACAATGGACAACATCGGCGTCCTTGGTTCCGGGCTTACCGACTGGTTCTATGCCAGGGACTGA